A region of Papilio machaon chromosome 14, ilPapMach1.1, whole genome shotgun sequence DNA encodes the following proteins:
- the LOC123721677 gene encoding uncharacterized protein LOC123721677: MEVQIKPIPETMLKIIPIFEGDNRHLNLYIKKCEYVIERYRGNDEQNLYVYHVVTSRLSGNAAALLSERDDIVTWSQLKDLLEQHFGDPRSEECINIELESLKINPGETYLAFCNRIQTVRSNLISKVNTHTNQELRTAKIAIYNNTALNVFLYNLPENMVRIVRLKSPSTLEAALSVVLEEVNFHDQYTLRNKMYGSSSKPAQHSNHLMPSHPPIGLRYKPNLQQMPSRTQQIFGNSVNQNSGFRLPQPGFRPPIKGFSNHPQGQQFGYRPQLQQFDYRPQLQQFGYRPQLQQFGYRPQLTQQFGYKPPIGQTSFNKSMPPQQFQTDVSMRTAPLNNNAFKVNELTESDYVNEDYYYDPNYYEQHQYNTDNYDEYPIENDTDESMNDPNQVNTDQNHPFEKQASLPNNT, translated from the coding sequence ATGGAAGTTCAAATAAAGCCCATTCCCGAGACAATGTTAAAAATCATCCCTATTTTTGAAGGAGATAatagacatttaaatttatacataaaaaaatgtgaatatgTAATCGAAAGATATCGCGGTAATGacgaacaaaatttatatgtataccaCGTTGTTACTAGCCGTTTATCAGGTAATGCAGCCGCGTTATTATCTGAAAGAGACGATATAGTGACATGGTCACAACTAAAAGATTTACTAGAGCAACACTTTGGTGATCCTAGAAGTGAAGAATGTATAAATATCGAACTTgagagtttaaaaattaatcccGGCGAAACTTACTTAGCTTTTTGTAATAGGATTCAGACAGTACgatctaatttaatttcaaaagtaaATACCCATACAAATCAGGAATTAAGAACTGCTAAAATtgccatttataataatacggCCTTAAAcgtctttttatataatttgccAGAGAATATGGTACGTATAGTGCGTTTAAAATCACCCTCTACACTAGAAGCCGCATTAAGTGTGGTACTTGAAGAAGTAAATTTCCATGATCAATAcactttaagaaataaaatgtacggATCTTCATCTAAGCCCGCGCAACATTCGAATCATTTAATGCCATCGCATCCACCCATTGGATTACGTTACAAGCCTAACTTGCAACAAATGCCAAGTAGAACGCAACAAATTTTTGGTAACTCCGTTAATCAAAATTCCGGTTTCCGTTTACCTCAACCTGGGTTCCGGCCACCAATAAAAGGTTTTAGTAATCATCCCCAAGGTCAACAGTTTGGCTACCGCCCTCAGTTACAACAGTTTGACTACCGCCCTCAGTTACAACAGTTTGGCTACCGCCCTCAGTTACAACAGTTTGGCTATCGTCCTCAGTTAACCCAACAATTCGGTTATAAACCCCCAATAGGACAGACATCCTTTAATAAATCCATGCCCCCACAACAGTTTCAAACAGACGTATCAATGCGTACGGCCCCACTTAACAATAATGCCTTTAAAGTTAACGAACTTACGGAATCAGATTACGTAAACGAAGATTATTATTACGACCCCAATTACTATGAACAACATCAATACAATACAGACAACTACGATGAATATCCCATTGAAAATGATACCGACGAAAGTATGAACGACCCTAATCAAGTTAACACTGATCAAAACCACCCTTTCGAGAAACAAGCCTCTCTCCCGAACAACACATAG